The Actinomycetota bacterium region TCCCCGCGGAACGCGGCCCGCAGCAGCTTCTTGTCTCCCGGACCTATGAGCTCGCCGGGGTGGCACGCCAGGACGAGCTCAAGCAGTTCGCGGTGCATGAACGGATAGGACCTGCGCACACCGAGCGAGCTCGCCGCCTCCCAGCCCATCGAGGTGAACTCCGACACCTCCAGGTAGTGCCACAGGCTCCTCCAGGGCGCGTCCTGTGAGACGACCCGGGCCAGGGCGTCCCGTCGGATATCGGTCAGCTCCTCCTGCAGCTCGGGCCGGGTGAAGGAGGGGAGGGTGCGCGGGTAGCCGATCCGATGAGACGACCTGAGTCGCCGGCGCCGCACGAGCCAGCGGAGGACGTCCCGGTCCCGTCCGGGGAGGCTCTCTCGGTGGCGCAGCAGCTCGATCAGCCCCGTCTCGGCCAGCCAGTCGGAGGTCGTGGAGCCCAGCGACCCCGTCGTCTCGTCGCCCATCTCCCCACCGGTCAGCACACGCACGTCCCCGGAGGCCGTGACGCGGGGCAGGTAGCAGAGGACCGGGTGGGGGACGTGGTACGCGACGGGGGGTGCTTCGTCCAGCACCCGCAGGCGGGCGGAGAGGTCGCCCTCGAACTCGTACCCGGGCTCGATACCTTCCTCGTCGCGCAGCCGCCGCAGCCTGGCCACCTCCTCCTCATAGGACGGCGAGGAGACGGACGGGAGCACCGAGAGGCTCCCGAGATGAGCACCGAGGATCCGTCGCGCTATGAGGGCGAGGAGCGACGAGTCGACACCGCCGCTGAGCGACAGGACGTTCCCCTGTGGGGCGAGATCCCGTTCGAGCGCGGTGATCAGGCACGTCCGCAGCTGCGACGCGTGCGCCGCGGCGGTCTGGGGATCCGGGCGGGAGACCGACGGGGGCCGCGGATCCCAGTACCGGCGGCGCTCGGCGCTGCGTCCACGCAGCCGGACGAACTCGCCTCGTCGCACGACCGACACCCCGGACAGGAACGTCCGGCCCTCGATCGAAGCGGGGTGTCCGGTCAGCCACACCGCGTTCTGGAGAGGGTCGAGCCGAGGGTCCGGAAGGTACCGGGCGAAGTAGGTCAGCCTCGTCCCGACCGCCCATCCGTCCGGGGTCGCCGCCCAGTACGCGGGGACGAGCCCGCCGCACGACCTGACCGCTATCGCGTCGTCCTCTCCGGGAGCCAGCTTCAGGACCCCCACGTCCCGGTGCCCGCGGGAGCCGAGGACCGTCGGGTCGAGCGGGCCGCCGGACGGGAGCGAGGGCTCGTCGGACTCGAAGACGATCGTGTCCGTGCTCTCGGGTGGACCGCTCTCGTCGAGCGGTGCCACGGCGACCAGCCAGCCGGCGGGCCCGTCAGAGACCGACGTGACCCCTTCAAGCTGGCGCAGCTTCCGCCGGGCCGGCTCGCGACGGGCCGGATCGGCTACCTGCACCGCGAAGACGTTGAGCAGGTTCCTCACTGCGATCCGTGGAAGCCGTCCTCGACGAGGGCGGCCAGCTCGTCGAGGTGGTCGTCCCGGTGAAGATCCCCCCACGGCAGGGTGACCTCGTACATGGGCGTGGCGTCGCAGACGGCGGCCAACTGGTCGAGCTGTGAAGTCAGCATGCCCGGGTCCCGGATGCCCAGGACGCGGGGGATGCGCAGCAGGGTCACCACCGCGTCGGCCGGGGACAGGGGCCGGTATCGCAGGCCCTCGGTCTCCCGTGAGAGTCGCAGGTAGACGATCGTATCCAGCGGGACCGGCTCCGCGACGGGGGAGCGGCGGTAGCTGACCCTGCCGTCGGCGGTCGACGGAGCGCTGTCCGCCGAGAGCGCCGGCAGGTATCGGAGCGCGTTCGGCCGGAGCCTGATCTCGGCCGGTCCGGGGTGGCACAACACCTGTGCCCCCCCCACCGAGACCCGCAGGACGTCGTCGGTCACGAGCTCGGCTCCCCTCTCGCAGAGGGCGGCCGCCGTCGTCGACTTCCCGCCCCCCGACGAGGCCACGAGCGCGACGGTCCTCCCTCTCACTCGGACGGCGCTCGCGTGGAGCACCGGGTCGTGCTGGGCCAGCATGAAGGACATCACCGTCCCCGTGAAGAGGACCGCGGCCAACCCCTCGGACGTCCCCTCCGGGAGATACGCGGTGACGTCGTCGTCACGCCCTACGTGGAACCCTGCGACGTCCGAGAACCGGATGAAGTGGTCGCCGTCCTGCCGGGAGACCGAGAAGGCGGCCGGCGAGCCGACCTCCGCGATCACCGTCCCGTTGCGGTCCTCGTCGTGCCGGTGAGGTCGGCAAGAGAGCTTGATCCGCCTGTCTCCCGTCCAGCCGGGCTCGGCGTGGGGCGCCACGAGAGGCAGCGCGGACCGGACGAGGCATCCGTACAGCCTGTAGCTGCCCGTCATCCTCCGCTTGCGGCGTGCGTGAGGAGCCTGAAACCCGAGGTGTCGGCCCGAGAGGCGTCCAGGACGTGTCCGTCGATCTCGAGCCACGCGTGCGCGCGGACCCCGTCGGCGCCGGGAGCCACGCCGATCCTCAGGATCGGGGCGCGGTCGCGGAGCAGATGGCCGAGCACGAGGGACGTGCGCAGGCACTGCGGTCGGCCGCTCAGCCCGAGGACCCTCCGTGTCGCCCGGACGCGGCGCCGCTCGGCCTCGTCGAGGTGCGGCCGCTCGCCGGTCTCAGAACCCTCCGGACCGTCACCGAGCCGGAACCCGAGCCCCTCGACGACGAGGGGCAGGGGGCGCCTGCGCAGTGCGCACTCGACGCGCGCGACCGTGAGGGCCGCTCGGACGGTCGCGCGGCGCTCGGCGCGCGGGAGCCTTCGGAAGGCTCGGAGGCTCCGTATCAAGCGGACTCCTCGACCAGCCCGTGGATGAGCAGCTGCTGCCAGGCGACGTCGAGATCGGCCGCCGCGCGCAGCTCGGTGACGTCGAACTCGGAGACGATCGAGGCGAGGACAGAGGATCGGCTCTCGCCCGCTGCGGCCAGCTGCCAGATGCGGGTGGCCACCCGATTCAGGGTGAAGTACGTCCCCGACGCGAGGTCGAGGGCGACGGCTTCGGAGCCGACCACCTGATGGGTCACGTGCTCTGGGATCTTCAAGGGGTCCTCCTGGGTCACGGGCAGTTCGTGAGGGCGTTCGTGCCGGCTCCCCCGTCGCACACGTTGGTGCCGGGGCGCCCTCCGTCGAGGTCGTCGTCGCCGTCCCCGCCGAAGAGCGAGTCGTCTCCGGCGTCCCCACGCAGGACGTCGTTGCCGTCGTAGCCGTGGAGGATGTCGTTCCCGGCGCCACCGTGCAGGACGTTCGCCACGTTCGTGGCGTGGAGCGTGTCGTTGAAAGCGGAGCCCGACAGGTTCTCAACGCCCGAGAGGTTGTCGGTACCGGCGCCAACCGTCGCCTGAGGACCGACGATGCGCAGGTCGACGAGGACGCCCGCGGCGGCATGGAAGTAGCTGACCGTGTCGTTCCCGTCGCCGCCCGTCAGCGTGTCGTCGCTCGATCCTCCGTAGAGCACATCGTCCCCGCCCTGACCATCGAGGGTGTTGATGCCCTCGTGGCCGAACAGGGTGTCGTTGCCGCCTCCACCGAGGAGCGTGTCGTTGCCTCCCTTGCCTCGCAGGTTGTTGCTCCCGCCGTCGCCCTTGAGGGTGTCCGCGTGGTCCGATCCGGTGAGGTTCTCGATGCCGCTGAGCTGGTCGGACCCGTCCCCGCCGGTGTTCTGCGCCGAGGCCACCGCCAGGTCGACGGTCACGCCGCCGGCCGCCTGCGAGTAGCTCGCCGAGTCGATGCCCGCGCCGCCGGTCAGGACGTCGTTGCCGGGTCCGCCCTGCAGGCCGTCGTTGCCTCCGGCCCCGTCGATCGTGTCGTTGCCGGGTCCGCCCCTGAGCACGTCGTTCCCGGACCCCCCGGTGAGGGTGTCGTCGTACCGGGAGCCGGTGAGCTGCTCGAAGCCGGACAGCGTGTCCGTGCCGTCCCCGACCGTGTTCTGCGCGCCTCCCACGCCGAGGTTGACGGTCACTCCCGTCTCGGAGGGCTCGTAGCTGACGTTGTCCACGCCTAGGCCGGCGTCCAGGACGTCGTCTCCCGGCCCGCCCGAGATGGTGTCGTCACCGTCGGCGCCGCTGATCTGGTCGTTGCCGCCCCGGCCCCACAGGTGGTTCGCGGCCCCGTTGCCGGTGATCGTGTCGTTGCCCTCGCTGCCCGATGCGTGATCGATCCCCAGCAGGACGTCGGCCCCCTCGCCCGAGGCGGTGCCGGTAGCGAGGTTCACCGTGACCGGGCCCGTACGACCACGGTGGGTCACGATGTCCTGGCCGGCGCCGCCGTCCAGGCGGTTGTCCAGGGCGTTCCCGGAGAGGACG contains the following coding sequences:
- a CDS encoding asparagine synthase-related protein; this translates as MRNLLNVFAVQVADPARREPARRKLRQLEGVTSVSDGPAGWLVAVAPLDESGPPESTDTIVFESDEPSLPSGGPLDPTVLGSRGHRDVGVLKLAPGEDDAIAVRSCGGLVPAYWAATPDGWAVGTRLTYFARYLPDPRLDPLQNAVWLTGHPASIEGRTFLSGVSVVRRGEFVRLRGRSAERRRYWDPRPPSVSRPDPQTAAAHASQLRTCLITALERDLAPQGNVLSLSGGVDSSLLALIARRILGAHLGSLSVLPSVSSPSYEEEVARLRRLRDEEGIEPGYEFEGDLSARLRVLDEAPPVAYHVPHPVLCYLPRVTASGDVRVLTGGEMGDETTGSLGSTTSDWLAETGLIELLRHRESLPGRDRDVLRWLVRRRRLRSSHRIGYPRTLPSFTRPELQEELTDIRRDALARVVSQDAPWRSLWHYLEVSEFTSMGWEAASSLGVRRSYPFMHRELLELVLACHPGELIGPGDKKLLRAAFRG
- a CDS encoding PqqD family protein → MKIPEHVTHQVVGSEAVALDLASGTYFTLNRVATRIWQLAAAGESRSSVLASIVSEFDVTELRAAADLDVAWQQLLIHGLVEESA
- a CDS encoding lasso peptide biosynthesis B2 protein, giving the protein MIRSLRAFRRLPRAERRATVRAALTVARVECALRRRPLPLVVEGLGFRLGDGPEGSETGERPHLDEAERRRVRATRRVLGLSGRPQCLRTSLVLGHLLRDRAPILRIGVAPGADGVRAHAWLEIDGHVLDASRADTSGFRLLTHAASGG